Proteins from a genomic interval of Cyprinus carpio isolate SPL01 chromosome A21, ASM1834038v1, whole genome shotgun sequence:
- the LOC109069465 gene encoding neurofilament medium polypeptide-like codes for MSYPIDTIGSPYRRVMETRTSYSSPSSGFRSQTWSRASPSSSSYKRTFNVPVARAYGSTVLSSTDSLDFTQTSILNGDYKRSNEKEQLQGLNDRFAGYIDKVHFLEQQNKQIDAEIQALRQKQVSQSQLGELYDQELQELRSMLEQIHHEKAQIQLDTDHIEEDIQRLRDRFDEEARIREETEAIVRALKKDMGDSALVKAEMEKKVQSLQDEIAFIRNNHQEEMSDLLAQVQASQITVEKRDYQKADITEALREIRSQLEGHSTQNLQQVEDWFVCRYAKLSEAAEQNKSAIKSARDEIADYRRQLQSKTIELESVRGTKESLERQLHDIEDRHNNDAASLQETIHQMENELKSTKWEMARHLREYQDLLNVKMALDIEIAAYRKLLEGEESHFSTFPYRQAVPKGPKVKSEPPKLKVQHKFVEEIIEETRVEDEKSEMDEALAEMAEELSAAKGKEEGEEEGEAEGKDEEGGEEEGEKGEEGEGKEEGEGEEEVVASTQAKVASGAPAEDEEEGEKEGGEEEEEEKEEAGKGDEEEEKGEEGDDEKKEDDAEEEAEETKSPEAKASPESEKAEEKQTSGGEKEGEEEGDEKDEADAGSDKGSTGEKEPEAKEQPKKVEAEAAKGDKKGKEEKEEPKSEIETATVTETKTETPKSESPKSESPKSESPKKESPKTEAPKQEAPKSESPKTESPKAEPSKKETPKSEPPKAETKEDSPKPADEKATKKSEPEKEPEDKKKEATVNGDTGKKDEKKESDKKEVISNGVDESPTKDETSQRVVITKTVETITTGEGGVKQVTKTVTVTEKGDVVEETVQEKVVSKAVEKQEVKATEAD; via the exons ATGAGTTATCCGATAGATACTATAGGAAGCCCTTACCGGAGGGTGATGGAAACCAGGACGAGCTATTCGAGCCCCTCCAGCGGGTTCCGCTCCCAGACCTGGTCGCGGGCAAGCCCGAGTTCCTCTTCGTACAAGAGGACCTTCAACGTCCCGGTGGCGCGAGCTTATGGCTCAACAGTTCTGAGCTCCACCGACAGCCTTGATTTCACTCAGACCTCCATCCTCAATGGAGACTACAAGCGCTCTAATGAAAAGGAACAACTCCAGGGACTCAACGACCGCTTTGCCGGCTACATCGACAAGGTGCACTTTCTGGAGCAGCAGAACAAGCAGATCGACGCGGAGATCCAGGCACTGCGGCAGAAGCAGGTGTCGCAGTCTCAGCTGGGCGAACTTTACGACCAAGAGCTGCAGGAGTTGCGCTCCATGCTGGAGCAGATCCATCACGAGAAGGCGCAGATCCAACTGGACACCGATCACATTGAAGAAGACATCCAGCGCCTCAGGGACCGCTTCGATGAGGAAGCCCGCATTAGGGAAGAGACAGAAGCGATCGTCCGTGCCCTGAAGAAGGACATGGGTGACTCAGCACTCGTCAAAGCAGAGATGGAGAAGAAAGTGCAGTCCTTGCAGGACGAGATCGCGTTTATCCGCAACAACCACCAAGAGGAGATGAGCGATCTGTTGGCTCAGGTGCAGGCGTCGCAGATCACCGTGGAGAAGAGGGACTACCAGAAGGCGGATATCACCGAAGCGCTGCGCGAGATTCGCTCGCAGCTGGAGGGCCACTCGACGCAAAACCTCCAGCAGGTGGAAGACTGGTTCGTGTGCCGCTACGCGAAACTCTCGGAGGCCGCCGAGCAAAATAAAAGCGCCATCAAATCCGCACGGGACGAGATCGCAGATTATCGCCGCCAGTTACAGTCCAAAACCATCGAGTTGGAGTCTGTCCGAGGAACCAAAGAGTCTCTGGAGAGGCAGCTGCACGACATAGAGGACCGACACAACAATGACGCTGCCAGCCTTCAG GAAACCATTCACCAGATGGAGAATGAACTCAAGAGCACGAAATGGGAGATGGCAAGGCATCTTCGTGAATACCAGGACCTCCTGAATGTCAAAATGGCACTAGATATAGAGATTGCTGCATATAG AAAACTTCTTGAAGGAGAGGAGAGCCACTTTAGCACTTTCCCATATCGCCAGGCCGTCCCAAAAGGCCCCAAGGTCAAAAGTGAGCCTCCAAAGCTTAAAGTGCAGCACAAGTTTGTAGAGGAGATCATAGAGGAGACCAGAGTGGAGGATGAGAAGTCTGAGATGGATGAGGCTTTGGCTGAGATGGCAGAAGAGTTGTCAGCTGCCAAGGGAAAAgaagaaggagaggaggagggagaggcTGAGGGTAAGGATGAAGAAGGTGGTGAGGAGGAAGGAGAGAAAGGAGAGGAAGGTGAAGGTAAGGAGgaaggagaaggagaggaggaggtGGTTGCCTCTACCCAAGCCAAAGTAGCCTCTGGAGCCCCTgctgaggatgaagaggagggagagaaagagggaggtgaagaagaagaagaagaaaaagaagaagctgGAAAGGGtgatgaagaggaagagaaaggagAGGAGGGTGACGATGAAAAGAAAGAGGATGATGCAGAGGAGGAAGCCGAGGAAACTAAATCACCCGAAGCAAAGGCCTCTCCTGAGAGTGAGAAAGCAGAGGAGAAGCAGACCAGTGGAGGAGAAAAAGAAGGCGAGGAAGAGGGTGATGAGAAAGACGAGGCAGATGCAGGTAGCGACAAAGGATCAACAGGTGAAAAAGAACCAGAAGCAAAGGAGCAGCCTAAGAAAGTAGAAGCAGAAGCGGCAAAGGGAGACAAGAAGGGAAAAGAGGAGAAGGAGGAGCCCAAATCTGAGATAGAAACAGCAACTGTGACGGAAACCAAGACAGAGACTCCTAAATCAGAATCTCCAAAGAGTGAGAGTCCAAAAAGTGAAAGCCCGAAGAAGGAATCACCTAAGACAGAGGCTCCAAAACAGGAAGCCCCCAAAAGTGAGTCTCCCAAGACTGAGAGTCCTAAGGCAGAACCATCCAAGAAAGAGACCCCAAAGTCAGAGCCACCGAAAGCAGAAACTAAAGAAGATTCCCCAAAGCCAGCAGATGAGAAAGCCACTAAAAAGAGTGAACCAGAAAAAGAGCCTGAAGATAAAAAGAAAGAGGCAACTGTGAACGGAGACACGGGCAAGAAAGACGAGAAGAAAGAGTCTGATAAGAAGGAGGTGATCTCCAACGGAGTGGATGAGAGCCCAACCAAAGATGAAACAAGCCAGAGGGTGGTGATCACCAAGACAGTGGAGACCATCACCACTGGGGAAGGTGGAGTCAAGCAAGTCACAAAAACTGTTACCGTCACTGAGAAAGGAGATGTGGTGGAGGAAACCGTCCAGGAGAAGGTGGTCTCCAAAGCCGTGGAGAAGCAGGAAGTGAAGGCCACTGAAGCAGATTAG